One Alkalicoccus halolimnae DNA segment encodes these proteins:
- a CDS encoding Cof-type HAD-IIB family hydrolase, whose protein sequence is MDNIKMIATDMDGTLLNNDRKVSPRNIELLNEAAESGIKICAATGRDFREASAPLKEASLFLPVIGANGAEIRFADGSLFDEKTLDNSLFSLITDPLKREQVYYEVYTNLGAFTTNKEEGLKLVLDVLASTGSKMPKEEALALAEKRFEEGNVQLTRNYETLLAEEKTKLLKILAFSASEKIRRRIRSELAELPVDISSSAMENLEITHHEATKGRGVQSLAGHYGIKLSEVMVIGDNENDLSMMDAAGYAVAMANAAESVKQRADIITGTNYESGVAQAVERVLEARKASLKKSL, encoded by the coding sequence ATGGATAACATCAAAATGATAGCTACTGATATGGATGGAACACTTCTCAATAATGATCGGAAGGTTTCACCAAGAAATATTGAATTATTGAACGAAGCAGCTGAATCCGGAATAAAAATATGCGCTGCGACAGGAAGAGACTTTCGTGAAGCTTCCGCTCCTCTGAAAGAAGCATCTTTATTTCTGCCGGTAATCGGGGCTAATGGCGCTGAAATCCGCTTTGCTGATGGAAGCCTGTTTGACGAAAAAACGTTGGATAATTCACTTTTCAGCCTTATTACAGACCCTCTTAAAAGAGAGCAGGTGTATTACGAGGTATATACGAATCTGGGTGCTTTTACAACGAATAAAGAAGAAGGGCTGAAGCTTGTGCTGGATGTTCTTGCGTCAACTGGATCAAAGATGCCTAAAGAAGAGGCGCTTGCTCTCGCAGAAAAACGCTTTGAAGAAGGAAATGTTCAGCTGACGAGAAACTATGAAACGCTTTTGGCAGAGGAAAAAACAAAGCTATTGAAAATTTTAGCTTTTTCTGCGAGCGAGAAAATACGCCGCAGAATAAGGTCTGAATTAGCTGAACTTCCGGTCGATATCAGTTCATCGGCAATGGAGAATCTGGAAATTACCCACCACGAAGCTACTAAAGGCAGGGGAGTTCAGTCACTTGCCGGGCATTACGGCATAAAGTTAAGTGAAGTGATGGTTATTGGTGATAATGAAAATGACTTGTCAATGATGGATGCTGCCGGATACGCAGTAGCAATGGCAAATGCAGCGGAATCAGTTAAACAAAGAGCGGATATAATTACTGGAACTAATTATGAAAGCGGAGTAGCTCAAGCGGTAGAACGGGTACTGGAAGCCAGAAAAGCTTCATTAAAGAAAAGTTTATAA
- a CDS encoding phytoene/squalene synthase family protein yields the protein MQVQEAYDHCRLIIEQHSLTFAKAFKHLPRKKRQAVWAVYAFCRTADDIVDEGVEKERELKRFKKDLDRFADGDTPLHDPLWTALEDAFRHFSFDIQPFYDMIKGQEMDLYGYNYRSFNEVLNYSYHVASTVGLMLLPILAPDAKEELKLSAVKLGYAMQITNILRDIGEDMDRDRKYIPDELMKKYGYTQAMLERREVNQGFISIWEEMAQSAEKYYEEGLELTNLYPVHSRLPVQAAALLYKRILHSARRNEYDVFKRRAVVSQEEKSVILNELASIK from the coding sequence ATGCAGGTTCAAGAAGCATACGATCATTGCCGGCTTATAATTGAGCAGCACTCCCTTACTTTCGCCAAGGCATTTAAGCATCTTCCCAGGAAAAAGCGTCAGGCTGTCTGGGCAGTATACGCTTTCTGCAGGACAGCTGATGATATCGTTGATGAGGGTGTAGAAAAAGAACGGGAACTGAAAAGATTTAAAAAGGATCTGGATAGGTTTGCTGATGGTGATACTCCGCTTCACGATCCGCTTTGGACAGCCCTGGAAGATGCTTTTAGACATTTTTCTTTTGACATTCAGCCTTTTTACGACATGATAAAAGGACAGGAAATGGATTTGTATGGTTATAATTACCGGTCTTTTAATGAGGTATTAAACTATTCTTATCATGTAGCGAGTACAGTAGGGTTAATGCTGCTTCCTATTCTTGCTCCAGACGCAAAGGAAGAACTGAAATTGAGTGCTGTTAAGCTGGGATATGCTATGCAGATTACAAATATACTCAGGGATATAGGAGAAGATATGGACCGAGACAGAAAGTATATTCCTGATGAACTAATGAAAAAATATGGTTACACTCAAGCAATGCTCGAACGCAGGGAAGTAAATCAAGGATTTATTTCTATTTGGGAAGAAATGGCTCAGAGTGCAGAGAAATATTACGAAGAAGGTTTAGAGCTCACGAACTTATACCCGGTTCATTCAAGACTGCCTGTGCAAGCAGCAGCCCTTTTGTATAAAAGAATCCTTCATTCTGCCAGAAGAAATGAATATGATGTTTTTAAGCGCCGAGCTGTCGTGTCGCAGGAGGAAAAGTCAGTAATATTAAACGAACTGGCTTCTATAAAATAA
- a CDS encoding TlpA disulfide reductase family protein — MKILISYLILITAVGAGIFIFLTNQEQEDQSSEALEAYMENDGIERTVPDEEDTVSFQTVEEVGVEPGMEAADFELPLLSGSDTLSLHELRGNFVVVNMWATWCPPCREEMPDFVRFYEEYKDEGVEMIGVNMTASEKNKEVVHQFVDDFNIPFHTLLDEEGIMEEAYNVYVMPSTYIIDPDGRMVMNRPGYISYEILEENFLDIKENYEG; from the coding sequence GTGAAAATACTGATATCTTATCTTATATTAATAACAGCAGTTGGAGCTGGTATTTTTATCTTTCTTACTAACCAGGAACAGGAAGATCAAAGCAGCGAGGCACTGGAAGCATATATGGAAAATGATGGAATTGAAAGAACTGTGCCTGACGAGGAAGATACAGTCAGTTTTCAGACTGTAGAGGAAGTAGGCGTAGAACCGGGAATGGAAGCAGCTGATTTCGAACTTCCTCTCCTTAGCGGAAGCGATACGCTTTCTCTTCATGAGCTGCGTGGAAACTTTGTAGTGGTGAACATGTGGGCTACGTGGTGTCCGCCGTGCCGGGAGGAAATGCCTGATTTTGTAAGGTTTTATGAAGAGTATAAAGATGAAGGCGTAGAAATGATCGGCGTTAATATGACGGCTTCAGAAAAAAATAAGGAAGTTGTTCACCAGTTTGTCGATGATTTTAATATTCCTTTCCACACTCTGCTTGACGAAGAAGGGATAATGGAAGAAGCCTATAATGTTTACGTTATGCCTTCCACTTATATTATTGATCCGGATGGACGTATGGTAATGAACCGTCCCGGCTATATCAGCTACGAAATATTGGAAGAGAACTTCTTGGATATTAAGGAAAACTATGAGGGATAA
- a CDS encoding phytoene desaturase family protein has translation MNKKRVVIIGGGLGGISAAISLQSSGFQAVLIEKNNHIGGKLHEVSLGSSRFDFGPNTITMPGVFNEVIKRSGQNPEDFFNFIKLTDHTTNSFYDHSSFTFSSNKEKMKEELLQIDPRSADNYEAYLNETSRLFHTAENHFLRRTFKSWKDYLSLPLMKALMTTRPLENLDHFHRRFFKDERILAAFNRYATYIGSSPYYSPATFGLIGHLELGDGVYYTMGGNYKIAEGMERAAELIGVEIMKGREVTSLEGADGKIKEVVIDNDNSLQADAVVLNGDLLTQFPRLVDEKNRPSFTNKKAAAADPSISAYVLLAASDRKFDLNHHHVFFSENPGAEFRSIFQEESYGIDPTIYICTSSKTEPAMSPRGDNMFFLINAPPLSKSGNQESISQEFVLKKMKSHGLDIAPSIIDSKTVTPADIKNKFYAYRGALYGISSNKRKNTFLRPYNKAVDFSNLYFTGGSTHPGGGSPMVTLSGMNVADLIYKEHR, from the coding sequence ATGAATAAAAAACGGGTAGTTATAATAGGTGGAGGCCTTGGAGGGATCAGTGCTGCAATTTCCCTGCAGTCCTCAGGGTTTCAAGCCGTATTAATTGAAAAAAATAATCATATAGGCGGGAAGCTGCACGAAGTTTCATTAGGCAGTTCCCGTTTTGATTTCGGTCCAAATACCATTACAATGCCAGGTGTTTTTAATGAAGTTATAAAAAGGTCCGGCCAGAACCCGGAGGACTTTTTTAACTTTATTAAATTAACAGATCATACTACCAATAGTTTTTATGATCATTCTTCCTTTACCTTTTCATCGAATAAAGAAAAGATGAAGGAAGAACTGCTGCAGATCGACCCCCGTTCAGCAGATAACTATGAAGCTTATTTGAATGAGACATCCCGGCTTTTTCACACAGCTGAAAATCATTTTCTAAGACGTACTTTCAAAAGCTGGAAAGACTATCTGTCGCTGCCATTAATGAAAGCTTTAATGACTACCAGACCGCTAGAGAATCTCGACCACTTTCACAGGCGTTTTTTTAAAGATGAACGAATCCTGGCTGCCTTTAACCGATACGCTACTTATATCGGCTCTTCCCCTTATTACTCGCCAGCAACTTTTGGACTAATTGGACACCTGGAACTCGGAGATGGGGTTTATTACACAATGGGAGGAAACTATAAAATTGCAGAAGGTATGGAACGGGCAGCTGAACTAATAGGTGTAGAGATCATGAAAGGCAGAGAAGTAACTTCTCTGGAGGGAGCCGATGGAAAAATAAAAGAGGTTGTGATAGACAATGACAACTCGCTTCAGGCTGACGCTGTTGTTTTGAACGGGGATTTATTAACACAGTTTCCCCGGTTGGTAGATGAGAAAAATCGACCTTCTTTTACAAATAAAAAAGCTGCGGCCGCCGATCCCTCTATTTCTGCTTACGTGCTTCTGGCTGCATCTGACCGGAAATTCGATTTAAATCATCATCACGTTTTTTTTAGTGAAAATCCAGGAGCAGAATTTCGATCTATTTTCCAGGAAGAATCCTATGGAATAGATCCAACTATTTATATTTGTACTTCCTCAAAGACAGAACCAGCTATGTCACCACGGGGAGATAATATGTTTTTCCTGATTAATGCCCCTCCTCTTTCAAAAAGTGGTAATCAAGAATCAATCTCTCAGGAATTTGTATTAAAAAAAATGAAATCCCATGGGTTGGATATCGCTCCCTCAATTATTGATTCCAAAACGGTAACGCCGGCTGATATTAAGAATAAATTTTATGCTTACCGTGGAGCGTTGTATGGGATATCATCCAATAAACGCAAAAATACATTTTTGAGACCTTATAACAAAGCGGTAGATTTTTCGAATTTATACTTCACAGGAGGAAGCACACATCCCGGCGGAGGTTCTCCGATGGTAACCTTGAGTGGGATGAACGTTGCAGATCTTATTTATAAAGAGCACAGGTAA
- a CDS encoding SDR family oxidoreductase, with protein sequence MKYVIVTGAASGIGKTIAEQFIKQNYYVFLLDKKDSIEGHFSYSSSLYSFHQVDVSSEDSIRHFFRELADEKIKIDLLINNAGISEFVPFDDLTLDSWDKVINTNLRSAVIMSKKAVPVMKKDSSIINIASTRAAMSEPGSEAYAASKGGLVSLTHALAASLADRNIRVNCISPGWIHTGSREELIDYHHSLHWSGRVGSPEDVASVCTFLADEKNKFINGENITIDGGMTRKMRYD encoded by the coding sequence ATGAAATATGTTATCGTTACCGGAGCGGCATCGGGCATAGGGAAAACTATTGCAGAACAATTTATCAAGCAAAATTACTATGTGTTTTTACTTGATAAAAAAGATTCTATAGAGGGACATTTTTCTTATTCTTCCTCACTCTATTCCTTTCATCAGGTTGATGTAAGTTCAGAAGATTCAATCCGACATTTTTTCAGAGAGCTGGCAGATGAAAAAATAAAAATTGACCTGCTTATCAACAACGCCGGTATATCTGAATTCGTACCTTTTGATGATTTAACTCTAGACAGCTGGGACAAGGTAATAAATACAAATCTAAGAAGTGCAGTGATTATGAGTAAAAAAGCTGTACCAGTGATGAAAAAAGATTCATCGATCATAAATATTGCCTCCACCCGTGCTGCTATGTCTGAGCCGGGGAGTGAAGCATATGCAGCGTCAAAGGGAGGACTCGTTTCATTAACGCATGCACTGGCAGCAAGTCTTGCCGATAGAAACATACGCGTTAATTGTATCAGTCCGGGCTGGATTCATACCGGGTCCCGGGAAGAGTTGATTGATTATCACCATTCTCTGCACTGGTCCGGCAGAGTTGGCTCTCCGGAAGATGTAGCTTCCGTATGTACTTTTCTTGCAGATGAAAAAAATAAATTTATCAACGGCGAAAATATTACGATCGATGGCGGAATGACAAGGAAAATGCGCTACGATTAA
- a CDS encoding glycosyltransferase has translation MTAYIIFLFIMLLLTIINGSLMPLLRDKRQSSFTPSVSILIPMRNEEANVKPLLDSLGHITYRELEILILDDGSTDQTAEKLVEASSKDQRIHLLEGEDLPKGWVGKVHACYQLSKQAKGDFLLFLDADVRVHPNIIDRSLHAFTEKTGLVTGFPQIPLKSLLGHLLVPMQHFLVFFHLPVLLANHTLWDKSTAAHGAYMMFRKKAYDEINGHYSVKASLVEDIHIAKIMKRTGWNVRLVNNTNTVQCFMYETNKEVWEGFSKNFFPGLGRSITIMTAIIIFYSLLFLLPVPIAFLGIYTGELLYFLPLLLTLSIKLAVDLFTRQKPWLFILFPLSIVMMFTILAYSAFLGFSKRGFTWKGRNYQ, from the coding sequence GTGACAGCATATATCATTTTCTTATTTATCATGCTCCTGCTTACGATCATTAACGGATCTTTGATGCCTCTGCTTCGTGATAAAAGACAATCATCCTTTACCCCTTCTGTTTCCATTCTTATTCCAATGCGAAATGAAGAAGCTAACGTGAAACCGCTGCTCGATTCGCTGGGGCATATTACTTATCGTGAGCTGGAAATTCTCATTTTAGATGATGGATCTACAGATCAGACTGCCGAAAAACTAGTGGAAGCATCGTCAAAAGACCAAAGGATCCATTTATTGGAAGGTGAAGATCTTCCTAAAGGATGGGTTGGGAAAGTTCATGCCTGCTACCAGCTTTCCAAGCAGGCCAAAGGAGATTTTTTACTTTTTTTGGATGCTGATGTTCGGGTACACCCCAATATAATAGACAGATCATTGCACGCCTTTACAGAAAAAACGGGGCTTGTTACCGGGTTCCCTCAGATTCCATTAAAAAGCCTGCTCGGACATCTCCTCGTACCAATGCAGCATTTTCTAGTTTTCTTTCATCTTCCTGTGCTTCTCGCCAACCACACTCTATGGGATAAATCAACGGCTGCACACGGAGCCTACATGATGTTCAGAAAAAAAGCGTACGATGAAATAAACGGTCACTACTCAGTTAAAGCTTCCCTGGTAGAGGATATACACATAGCAAAAATCATGAAACGTACTGGCTGGAACGTTCGCCTGGTAAATAACACTAATACGGTTCAATGTTTTATGTACGAGACAAACAAAGAAGTCTGGGAAGGTTTTTCCAAAAATTTCTTTCCTGGCCTTGGACGAAGCATAACAATTATGACAGCTATTATAATTTTTTATAGTCTGTTGTTTCTTTTACCGGTTCCAATTGCTTTCTTAGGTATTTATACGGGTGAGTTACTTTATTTTCTTCCGCTTCTGCTCACATTATCCATTAAATTGGCTGTGGATTTATTCACACGTCAAAAACCGTGGCTTTTTATATTATTTCCTTTATCGATTGTAATGATGTTTACTATATTAGCTTATTCAGCTTTTCTCGGCTTTTCAAAACGTGGATTCACATGGAAAGGACGCAATTACCAATGA
- the uppP gene encoding undecaprenyl-diphosphatase UppP, with the protein MSLIEAIIFGIVQGISEFLPISSTAHIVITQLLFGYSFPGLAFEIFLHLASVLAVMLYFWRDIWQVAAGFCRFIVKRKDSDKTMFNFGVYILIATFITGALGYLFSDFVGESMKTPVVIATALALTGVALIFIERVHRTGNKTPDTMTKIDAVIIGLVQTLAVLPGISRSGATLVAALIRGLDRDTAVRYSFLLAIPVILGSTLLGIGDVTMEIIDYIGPLNLIVSFIISFIFSILGIIWLIDFLKKSRLIYFAVYCFLLAAFVLVYIDLNTVMEV; encoded by the coding sequence ATGTCACTTATTGAAGCAATTATTTTTGGTATCGTTCAAGGTATATCCGAGTTCCTTCCAATATCAAGCACAGCTCATATCGTCATCACACAGTTGTTGTTTGGTTATTCTTTCCCCGGTCTTGCTTTTGAAATCTTTCTGCATCTTGCCTCTGTTTTAGCCGTTATGCTGTACTTTTGGAGAGATATCTGGCAGGTCGCAGCCGGCTTCTGCCGATTTATTGTAAAAAGAAAAGATTCTGATAAAACTATGTTCAATTTTGGAGTTTACATATTAATTGCAACTTTTATCACAGGGGCACTTGGTTACTTATTCTCCGATTTTGTAGGAGAATCAATGAAAACTCCGGTCGTTATAGCCACCGCTTTAGCTCTTACTGGTGTAGCTCTCATATTTATTGAGCGTGTGCATAGAACGGGGAATAAAACACCTGACACGATGACAAAAATCGATGCGGTCATCATTGGACTCGTTCAGACGCTTGCAGTCTTACCAGGGATTTCAAGATCCGGAGCAACGCTGGTGGCAGCTTTAATCCGGGGACTGGACCGCGACACGGCAGTACGTTACTCCTTCTTGCTGGCTATTCCAGTTATTCTCGGTTCAACACTGCTTGGAATAGGCGATGTTACAATGGAAATAATTGATTATATCGGTCCCCTCAATCTGATTGTGTCATTTATCATCTCTTTTATTTTTTCTATTTTAGGGATTATCTGGCTTATCGATTTCCTCAAAAAAAGCCGGCTTATCTATTTTGCAGTATATTGTTTCCTGCTCGCAGCCTTCGTGCTGGTTTATATTGACTTAAATACTGTAATGGAAGTATAA
- a CDS encoding carotenoid biosynthesis protein: MPLKLDYYLYRFFIIWYVIGLFLLSFDLVPSWLEWANVVFLMTSGLLGMFYFYRNSPALTGLFLIGTIFIMSMAIESFGVHTGLFFGDYSYQADFGPKVAGVPLTIGFAWTMVIATSHVLAAPVVNIFKRFRRIIYSVYGAFIGTSLDLIIDPVAFEVKQYWVWETGGFYYNIPFSNFLGWFILSFILHFILSTVLLRNGKWKGTNRHFWHKRMLYLYGMMAFMFVIVALVNGMILAPLVSLLTASAYYVLYIFFNRRADL, from the coding sequence ATGCCACTGAAACTTGATTATTATTTATACCGTTTTTTCATTATCTGGTACGTTATTGGGCTTTTTTTATTATCTTTCGACCTTGTCCCCTCCTGGCTCGAATGGGCTAACGTTGTTTTCTTAATGACATCCGGCTTACTGGGAATGTTTTATTTCTACAGAAATTCTCCTGCTTTAACCGGCTTGTTTCTCATCGGTACCATTTTCATAATGTCTATGGCAATCGAGAGTTTCGGAGTACATACAGGATTATTTTTTGGCGATTACAGCTATCAGGCAGACTTCGGTCCGAAAGTAGCCGGTGTACCGTTAACGATAGGATTTGCCTGGACTATGGTCATCGCAACTTCCCACGTGCTGGCTGCTCCTGTCGTGAATATTTTTAAAAGGTTCCGTAGAATTATCTACTCTGTTTACGGAGCTTTTATTGGAACTTCGCTGGATTTAATTATTGATCCTGTTGCATTTGAAGTTAAGCAGTACTGGGTTTGGGAAACCGGGGGCTTTTATTACAACATCCCTTTCAGTAATTTTCTCGGATGGTTCATCCTCTCTTTCATACTACACTTCATACTCTCTACTGTTTTATTAAGAAACGGAAAATGGAAAGGAACGAACAGGCATTTCTGGCACAAACGAATGTTGTATCTTTACGGGATGATGGCTTTTATGTTTGTCATTGTAGCCTTAGTTAACGGAATGATTCTTGCTCCTCTCGTGTCCTTACTGACCGCCTCTGCTTATTATGTACTTTATATCTTTTTCAATAGAAGGGCTGATCTATGA
- a CDS encoding 1-acyl-sn-glycerol-3-phosphate acyltransferase: MIKAANNLHFEKMFHLYNRQLISKNFHGLYQSKNSVPPPQRGAIILVNHSSWWDPLMLFYLNHTLWHTDAVAMMDEAGLQRFPFFNKLGAFSVNSRSPRSVKYALDYASSQLREGKNVFLFPQGNEYPLEKRPLSFFGGAGYLKWRVPAAPLIPVVFYHGLFHKQRPEWFVHSASPIKGAPSWNRKRWTDEAEKMLTIELEMLKRTVLNDSSFIPLLYGKKGFAQRWENTKRFLGVIE; this comes from the coding sequence ATGATTAAAGCAGCGAATAACCTGCATTTCGAGAAAATGTTTCATCTGTATAACCGGCAGTTAATCTCTAAAAACTTTCACGGCCTTTATCAATCAAAAAATTCCGTTCCACCCCCTCAAAGAGGTGCCATAATTTTGGTGAATCACAGTTCCTGGTGGGACCCTCTTATGCTGTTTTATTTAAATCACACTCTTTGGCATACAGATGCCGTCGCTATGATGGATGAGGCCGGACTGCAGAGATTTCCTTTTTTTAACAAACTGGGGGCTTTTTCCGTAAACAGCCGTTCCCCACGCTCCGTTAAATACGCTCTGGATTATGCTTCTTCCCAGCTGAGAGAGGGGAAAAATGTTTTTCTATTTCCACAGGGGAATGAATATCCTCTTGAAAAAAGACCTCTTTCTTTTTTCGGGGGTGCCGGCTACCTGAAATGGCGGGTACCCGCAGCTCCTTTAATTCCGGTCGTATTTTACCACGGCCTTTTTCATAAGCAGCGCCCCGAATGGTTCGTCCATTCTGCTTCTCCGATCAAGGGTGCACCCTCATGGAATCGAAAAAGATGGACTGACGAAGCTGAAAAAATGCTGACAATAGAGCTCGAAATGTTAAAACGGACTGTTTTAAACGATTCTTCATTTATTCCTCTGCTTTATGGGAAGAAAGGCTTTGCTCAAAGGTGGGAAAATACGAAACGTTTTTTGGGGGTTATCGAGTGA
- a CDS encoding PTS sugar transporter subunit IIA, giving the protein MLKKLFGLDKKESKKEVEMPEADGKDVLHSPADGEVVALSEVPDPTFAEKMMGDGVAIKPSGGTIVSPVHGEIMQLFPTKHAVGIKTVNGIEILLHIGIETVNMQGEGFKAFVKEGDKVAVGEKLIEFDPALVNEKAESTITPVIITNGDAVASIDKEEGKEVTAGETVIMTITSK; this is encoded by the coding sequence ATGTTAAAAAAGTTGTTTGGTCTCGATAAGAAAGAATCAAAAAAAGAAGTCGAAATGCCTGAAGCGGATGGGAAAGATGTCCTGCACAGCCCGGCTGACGGAGAAGTTGTCGCATTATCAGAAGTTCCAGATCCTACTTTCGCTGAGAAAATGATGGGAGACGGTGTAGCAATTAAACCATCTGGAGGCACGATCGTATCTCCGGTACACGGAGAAATAATGCAGCTTTTCCCGACAAAACACGCTGTAGGTATTAAAACTGTCAATGGAATTGAAATTCTCCTTCATATTGGCATTGAAACTGTAAACATGCAGGGAGAAGGCTTTAAAGCTTTTGTTAAAGAGGGCGATAAAGTGGCCGTCGGTGAAAAACTGATTGAGTTTGATCCGGCCCTTGTTAATGAAAAAGCGGAAAGTACTATTACTCCGGTTATTATTACAAATGGGGACGCCGTTGCTTCCATAGATAAAGAAGAAGGCAAAGAAGTTACTGCAGGAGAAACGGTCATTATGACCATTACTTCCAAATAA